The Lutibacter sp. Hel_I_33_5 genome has a window encoding:
- a CDS encoding acyl-CoA dehydrogenase codes for MFLSDFKSEFNSAGFTAVLKFLGTRIEDKFNTINPAYTNNVDKDHLYNSKFHKHAFNYRTRRLTYTVAMRIRDYVKKGMPSYQAFLKVQTHLLAVGKAYIIELAYNTFTDFTNTIENKKNRLLFKKTSTLYALHELQKDASWYLEQGYISGTKSKAIRKRVERLTSELRPYLVALIDGFGIPEHSLEAPIAKS; via the coding sequence GTGTTTTTATCAGATTTTAAATCGGAATTTAATAGCGCTGGTTTTACAGCGGTTCTTAAATTTTTAGGAACTCGAATAGAAGACAAATTCAATACAATTAATCCTGCCTATACAAACAATGTAGATAAAGATCATTTGTATAATTCTAAATTCCATAAACATGCTTTTAATTATCGCACAAGAAGGCTTACCTATACAGTTGCCATGCGTATTCGAGATTATGTAAAAAAAGGAATGCCATCTTACCAAGCATTTTTAAAAGTACAAACGCATTTATTGGCTGTAGGGAAAGCTTATATTATAGAATTGGCTTATAACACCTTTACAGATTTTACGAATACAATTGAAAATAAAAAAAACAGGTTGTTATTTAAAAAAACAAGCACTTTGTATGCGTTGCATGAACTGCAAAAAGATGCTTCTTGGTACTTAGAACAAGGCTATATAAGTGGCACAAAATCGAAAGCAATACGTAAACGTGTAGAAAGGCTAACCTCAGAATTAAGACCCTATTTAGTTGCTTTAATTGATGGATTTGGAATTCCTGAACATAGTTTGGAGGCTCCTATTGCAAAAAGTTAA
- a CDS encoding acyl-CoA dehydrogenase family protein has product MGYPAAYGGTENMTGYAAIFENMMYVDGSMAVKFGVQFGLFGGSIQKLGTKKHHDAYLSATGKATLLGCFAMTETGHGSNVRGVKTTATYDKETDNIIIHTPGKNDNKEYIGNALDSSMASVFAQLIVDGKNHGVHAILVPIRDSNHKLMPGVIIEDNGYKLGLNGVDNGKIWFHQVRVPRENLLNKYGDILPDGSYHSDIENPSKRFFTMLGTLVGGRICVARAGLGGAKKALAIAVKHALKRRQFNNSIKVQEDLLMDYPSHQLRLTPVIASCYVYDVTLTHMMKQYSDPSILDKRKIETQAAGLKSIITWFANDAIQECREACGGKGYLMENQISDLKGDVDIFTTFEGDNHVLLQLAAKGVFIRF; this is encoded by the coding sequence ATGGGCTATCCTGCAGCCTATGGAGGTACTGAAAACATGACTGGTTATGCAGCTATTTTTGAAAATATGATGTATGTAGATGGAAGTATGGCTGTAAAATTTGGCGTTCAGTTTGGTCTTTTTGGAGGAAGTATTCAAAAACTAGGAACAAAAAAACATCATGATGCGTATTTGTCAGCAACTGGAAAAGCAACTCTTTTGGGTTGTTTTGCCATGACAGAAACAGGACATGGATCTAATGTAAGAGGCGTTAAAACTACTGCTACTTATGACAAAGAAACAGACAATATTATTATTCATACCCCTGGAAAAAATGATAATAAAGAATATATAGGCAATGCGTTAGATTCAAGTATGGCCTCTGTATTTGCTCAATTAATTGTTGATGGTAAAAACCATGGCGTTCATGCTATTTTAGTACCTATTCGTGATTCGAATCACAAATTAATGCCAGGTGTAATAATAGAAGATAATGGTTATAAATTAGGGTTAAATGGTGTAGACAATGGTAAAATTTGGTTTCATCAAGTACGCGTACCCAGAGAAAATTTATTAAATAAATATGGTGATATTCTTCCAGATGGAAGCTATCATTCTGATATAGAGAACCCAAGCAAACGTTTTTTTACTATGCTAGGTACTTTGGTTGGCGGTAGAATTTGTGTAGCACGTGCAGGACTTGGTGGTGCTAAAAAAGCATTAGCCATTGCCGTAAAACATGCATTAAAAAGAAGACAATTTAATAATAGTATAAAGGTTCAGGAAGATTTATTAATGGATTATCCTTCACATCAATTACGTTTAACTCCAGTAATTGCAAGTTGTTACGTATATGATGTAACCCTTACACATATGATGAAACAGTATAGTGATCCTTCTATTTTAGACAAACGTAAAATAGAAACCCAAGCTGCAGGATTAAAATCTATTATTACCTGGTTTGCAAATGATGCCATACAAGAATGTAGAGAAGCTTGTGGTGGAAAAGGATATTTAATGGAAAATCAGATTTCGGATTTAAAAGGTGATGTTGATATTTTTACAACCTTTGAAGGTGATAACCATGTATTACTACAATTGGCTGCAAAGGGTGTTTTTATCAGATTTTAA
- a CDS encoding ATP-binding protein — MYHWILKNDQIKLICCVILVLLSIHNSFSFEQQTENTSLNNPQKSSFHTNIEISLDSDWEFYWNQLIEPGNFEATTPLKKVSLNNWTTFNLSDSTKLPSFGFATYRLKISVPKERSHISLYIPKAYSSSKTYINGVLISEIGRVGTSKTETIHRRSSQIIPLSTSESKFEIVIQVANFYHHKGGFTEPLIISKSNYLLKKKHKKTIADMFYIGSLGFIGTFFLFFFLFYWNKDSAVLYFGILCLSIAYMSLSDRYAPLGELFESISFIFLTKIEYFSLFIVGASANLFFHAIFSSFMYKKYKKIIIYIFSIFCLLCLFLPAPYFTKLVSPFLMLLIINLLYISYIIIKVIISKERETFLLMASMLLGLVIFFGHIIFFIYKNESILILVNFGYLVAFLLFSMLLMTRFANSFEELEESKELAIEQRKEISIKSDELKNVNLELEENLKLLKNYNTELDNFNHIVSHDLKSPLIAIHSLVAFIEEDVHTSLDKESKYHFELLKNRVSKMNALINGLLDYSKIARGNKKKELFSLNNLLSEVINLFDATDNHIFNLPEVDAEIYANKLELEHVFQNLISNSIKHNDKKITEINFSFTNLKNEYLFSVNDNGPGIDAKYHTKIFDMFSQLSNENEVESTGIGLSIVKKIISENDGTITVESEKGMGTTIKFSWRISKK; from the coding sequence ATGTATCATTGGATATTAAAAAATGACCAAATAAAACTTATTTGTTGTGTCATTTTGGTATTGCTATCCATACATAATTCGTTTTCTTTTGAGCAACAAACAGAAAATACTTCTTTAAATAATCCTCAAAAATCGTCTTTTCATACAAATATTGAAATCTCTTTAGATTCTGATTGGGAGTTTTATTGGAATCAATTAATTGAGCCTGGAAATTTTGAAGCTACTACACCATTAAAAAAAGTATCACTAAATAATTGGACAACATTTAATCTTTCAGATAGTACTAAACTACCTTCTTTTGGTTTTGCTACGTATAGATTAAAAATTTCTGTTCCAAAGGAAAGATCACATATATCATTATACATACCTAAAGCTTATTCTTCTTCTAAAACTTATATAAATGGTGTTTTAATCTCTGAAATTGGACGTGTTGGGACTTCTAAAACTGAAACAATTCATAGAAGAAGCTCGCAAATTATTCCTTTAAGTACGTCAGAATCTAAATTCGAAATTGTTATTCAAGTTGCTAATTTTTATCATCATAAGGGCGGTTTTACAGAACCTTTAATAATTAGTAAGAGTAATTATTTGCTTAAAAAGAAGCATAAAAAAACAATAGCAGATATGTTTTATATAGGAAGTTTAGGTTTTATTGGAACCTTCTTTTTATTTTTCTTTTTGTTTTATTGGAATAAAGACAGCGCCGTTCTCTATTTTGGAATTCTTTGTTTATCAATAGCTTACATGTCTTTAAGTGATAGATACGCACCTTTGGGAGAACTTTTTGAATCTATTAGTTTTATTTTTTTAACAAAGATTGAGTATTTTTCATTGTTTATTGTGGGGGCTTCTGCGAATCTTTTTTTCCATGCTATTTTTTCGAGTTTTATGTATAAGAAGTATAAAAAAATCATCATTTATATCTTTTCTATATTCTGTTTATTATGTCTTTTCTTACCGGCTCCTTACTTTACTAAACTAGTTTCACCTTTCTTAATGTTATTAATCATTAACTTGTTATACATCTCATATATCATTATAAAAGTAATTATTTCTAAAGAACGTGAAACCTTTTTATTAATGGCAAGCATGCTATTGGGTTTAGTGATCTTTTTTGGACATATTATTTTCTTTATTTATAAAAATGAAAGCATTTTAATTTTAGTTAATTTTGGTTATCTAGTTGCTTTTTTGCTTTTCTCTATGCTTTTAATGACAAGGTTTGCCAACTCATTTGAAGAACTAGAAGAATCTAAAGAGTTAGCAATAGAACAGCGAAAAGAGATCTCTATTAAGTCTGATGAACTTAAAAATGTAAATCTAGAATTAGAAGAAAATTTAAAACTTTTAAAAAACTACAACACAGAATTAGATAATTTTAATCACATTGTTTCTCACGATTTAAAATCTCCATTAATAGCAATACATTCATTAGTCGCTTTTATAGAAGAAGATGTTCATACTTCTCTTGATAAAGAATCTAAATATCATTTTGAATTATTAAAAAACAGAGTATCTAAAATGAATGCCTTAATTAATGGCCTTTTAGATTATTCTAAAATAGCTAGAGGTAATAAAAAGAAAGAATTATTTAGCTTAAACAATTTGTTAAGTGAAGTTATAAACTTGTTTGATGCTACTGATAATCATATTTTTAACCTTCCAGAAGTAGATGCTGAAATTTATGCAAATAAGCTTGAATTAGAACATGTTTTTCAAAATCTTATAAGTAATTCCATAAAACATAATGATAAAAAAATAACGGAAATCAATTTTTCATTTACAAATTTAAAAAATGAATACTTATTTTCTGTTAACGATAATGGTCCTGGTATAGATGCTAAATATCATACTAAGATTTTTGACATGTTTAGTCAATTAAGTAATGAGAATGAAGTAGAAAGTACCGGAATTGGGCTTTCTATTGTTAAGAAAATAATTTCAGAAAATGATGGAACTATTACTGTAGAATCTGAGAAAGGAATGGGAACTACCATAAAATTTTCTTGGAGAATTTCAAAAAAATAA
- a CDS encoding N-acetyltransferase: MIKIKKTTKADTEVLALLGRQTWAESHGHYIEDKNELKKYLDENFSISKTNENINDPKQLFYIMYEENLPIGYAKIIVHATNEHVASQNSCRLERIFILNDFIPLKVGHQLLTYVEEQVKALQLDTLWLSVYIKNKRAIRFYEKNEFINVGELNFLVDGKKYKNIVFSKKLH, translated from the coding sequence ATGATTAAAATAAAAAAAACAACAAAAGCAGATACAGAAGTATTAGCACTTTTAGGAAGACAAACATGGGCAGAATCTCACGGACATTATATAGAGGATAAAAACGAGCTAAAAAAATACCTAGACGAGAATTTTTCAATTTCTAAAACCAATGAGAATATTAACGACCCCAAGCAACTCTTCTATATTATGTATGAAGAAAACTTACCAATTGGGTATGCAAAAATAATAGTGCATGCTACAAACGAACATGTTGCTTCACAAAATAGTTGCAGGTTAGAACGAATTTTTATCCTAAATGATTTTATTCCTTTAAAGGTTGGGCACCAGTTATTAACGTATGTAGAGGAACAAGTAAAAGCATTGCAATTAGATACCCTATGGCTTTCTGTGTATATAAAAAATAAAAGAGCTATTAGATTCTATGAAAAAAATGAGTTCATTAATGTTGGGGAATTAAACTTCTTAGTTGATGGGAAAAAATATAAAAATATTGTATTCTCTAAAAAATTACATTAA
- a CDS encoding helix-turn-helix domain-containing protein: MYAFNEKEYPCITTLTMGIIGGKWKAAILYNLKSSILRYNELRKTMPTVTERTLSLQLKTLEKDGIIKRKVYTSKPPLKVEYSLTEFGKTLIPVLNALVDWGKYVIEHKSD, translated from the coding sequence ATGTACGCATTTAACGAAAAAGAATATCCTTGTATCACAACATTAACGATGGGAATTATTGGTGGAAAATGGAAGGCTGCAATTTTATACAATTTAAAGTCTAGCATACTTCGTTATAATGAACTTAGAAAAACGATGCCAACAGTAACAGAACGAACGTTGAGTTTACAGTTAAAGACATTGGAAAAAGATGGAATTATTAAGAGGAAAGTGTATACTTCTAAACCACCACTAAAAGTAGAATACTCCTTAACCGAATTTGGAAAAACGTTAATTCCTGTTTTAAATGCTCTTGTAGATTGGGGAAAATATGTGATTGAGCATAAATCTGACTAA
- a CDS encoding cold-shock protein yields the protein MSTGTVKFFNESKGFGFITEEGIDKDHFVHISGLIDEIREGVSVEFDLQEGKKGLNAVNVKVI from the coding sequence ATGAGTACAGGTACAGTAAAATTTTTCAACGAGTCTAAAGGATTTGGTTTTATTACAGAAGAAGGAATAGACAAAGATCACTTTGTTCACATTTCTGGATTAATAGACGAAATTCGTGAAGGCGTTTCTGTTGAGTTTGACCTACAAGAAGGTAAAAAAGGATTAAATGCAGTAAACGTAAAAGTTATCTAA